One genomic segment of Burkholderiaceae bacterium includes these proteins:
- the dctP gene encoding TRAP transporter substrate-binding protein DctP yields MDRRSLIKNAGIAGVLAAGVAPAVHAQQTVRWRLATSFPKALETLHGCAVKFSETVKALSGGKFEVSVHAAGELIPAFGIVDALADDSIEMGETAAYYFTGKDPSFAFSCAIPFGFTAQQNQAWKLHGNGHKLLDELFAKYNFHARSALNTGTQMGGWYRKEMNKPEDFKGLKMRLGGGVFGESMAKLGVVAQNMPGGDVYQALEKGTLDAAEFVGPYDDEKMGWNKVAKYYYYGGWWEGGADLEFFINNKAYAKLSPEYKAIVKAAMDTAYNDGTSKYLYLNPISLKRLVASGTQLKRFNKEIVQAGFNAAQEVYAEHSAKDPQFKKIFDDLRAFQRDQILWNRISELVFTQDMASLKI; encoded by the coding sequence ATGGATCGTCGTTCCCTGATCAAAAACGCCGGCATCGCTGGCGTGCTGGCCGCAGGGGTTGCCCCCGCGGTACACGCACAGCAAACCGTGCGCTGGCGCCTGGCCACGAGCTTTCCCAAGGCGCTGGAGACGCTGCACGGCTGCGCGGTCAAGTTTTCCGAGACCGTCAAGGCGCTGTCGGGTGGCAAGTTCGAGGTCTCGGTGCACGCCGCCGGCGAGCTGATCCCGGCCTTCGGCATCGTCGATGCGCTGGCCGACGACTCCATCGAAATGGGCGAGACCGCCGCCTACTACTTCACCGGCAAGGACCCGTCGTTCGCCTTCAGCTGCGCCATTCCGTTCGGCTTCACCGCCCAGCAGAACCAGGCCTGGAAGCTGCACGGCAACGGCCACAAGCTGCTCGACGAGCTGTTTGCCAAGTACAACTTCCACGCCCGCAGCGCGCTCAACACCGGCACCCAGATGGGCGGCTGGTACCGCAAGGAGATGAACAAGCCCGAGGACTTCAAGGGCTTGAAGATGCGCCTGGGCGGCGGCGTGTTCGGCGAGTCCATGGCCAAGCTCGGCGTGGTGGCGCAGAACATGCCGGGCGGCGACGTGTACCAGGCGCTGGAGAAGGGCACGCTGGACGCGGCCGAGTTCGTCGGCCCCTACGACGACGAGAAGATGGGCTGGAACAAGGTCGCCAAGTACTACTACTACGGCGGCTGGTGGGAAGGCGGCGCCGACCTGGAGTTCTTCATCAACAACAAGGCCTACGCCAAGCTCTCGCCTGAGTACAAGGCGATCGTGAAAGCCGCCATGGACACGGCGTACAACGACGGCACGTCCAAGTACCTGTACCTGAACCCGATCTCGCTCAAGCGCCTGGTGGCCAGCGGCACCCAGCTCAAGCGCTTCAACAAGGAGATCGTGCAGGCTGGCTTCAACGCCGCGCAGGAGGTCTACGCCGAGCACAGCGCCAAGGACCCGCA
- the dxs gene encoding 1-deoxy-D-xylulose-5-phosphate synthase has product MASDFPLLDTIDDPAALRRLPRAQLKRLADELRECVLTNVARTGGHLSSNLGTVELTIALHTVFNTPHDRLVWDVGHQTYPHKILTGRRERMPTLRQLGGMSGFPRRDESAYDTFGTAHSSTSISAALGMALAARQKGEDRKAVAIIGDGAMTAGMAFEALNNAGVERDARLLVVLNDNDMSISPPVGALNRYLAQLMSGNFYAAAKNVGKTVLGPVPPLFELAKRLEQQAKGMVVPATLFEKFGFNYIGPIDGHDLDALIPTLENIRGLMAAKAGPQFLHVVTRKGQGYKLAEADPVAYHGPGKFDPAVGLVPPAKPAKQSFTQVFGQWLCDMAAHDARLVGITPAMREGSGLVEFHKRFPERYYDVGIAEQHAVTFAAGLACEGLKPVVAIYSTFLQRGYDQLIHDVAIQNLPVVFALDRAGLVGADGATHAGNYDIAFLRCIPNVSVACPADERECRQLLSTAFEQDHPVAVRYPRGAGVGVAPLADLSSLPLGKGELRRAGQRVAILAFGTLLYPALEAAERLNATVVNMRWAKPLDLELLRQAAAGHEALVTVEDGAIMGGAGSAVAEALAAAGVVKPLLQLGLPDRFIEHGDPARLLALEGLDATGIENAIRRRFGALVGAAGELRAVAGQN; this is encoded by the coding sequence ATGGCCAGCGACTTTCCCCTGCTCGACACCATCGACGACCCGGCCGCGCTGCGGCGCCTGCCGCGCGCCCAGCTCAAGCGGCTGGCCGACGAGTTGCGCGAGTGCGTGCTCACCAACGTGGCACGCACCGGCGGGCACCTCAGCTCCAACCTGGGCACCGTCGAGCTGACGATCGCGCTGCACACCGTCTTCAACACCCCGCACGACCGGCTGGTGTGGGACGTGGGCCACCAGACCTATCCGCACAAGATCCTCACCGGCCGGCGTGAGCGCATGCCCACGCTGCGCCAGCTGGGCGGCATGTCGGGCTTTCCGCGCCGCGACGAGAGTGCGTACGACACCTTCGGCACCGCGCACTCGTCCACCAGCATCTCGGCCGCGCTGGGCATGGCGCTGGCGGCGCGGCAAAAGGGCGAGGACCGCAAGGCCGTGGCCATCATCGGCGACGGCGCCATGACGGCGGGCATGGCCTTCGAGGCGCTCAACAACGCCGGCGTCGAGCGCGACGCGCGCCTGCTGGTGGTGCTCAACGACAACGATATGTCCATCAGCCCGCCGGTGGGCGCGCTCAACCGCTACCTGGCGCAGCTGATGAGCGGCAACTTCTACGCCGCGGCCAAGAACGTCGGCAAGACCGTGCTGGGGCCGGTGCCGCCGCTGTTCGAGCTGGCCAAGCGGCTGGAGCAGCAGGCCAAGGGCATGGTGGTGCCGGCCACCTTGTTCGAGAAGTTCGGCTTCAACTACATCGGCCCCATCGACGGGCACGACCTGGACGCGCTGATCCCCACGCTGGAGAACATCCGCGGCCTGATGGCCGCCAAGGCCGGCCCGCAGTTCCTGCACGTGGTCACCCGGAAGGGCCAGGGCTACAAGCTGGCCGAGGCCGACCCGGTGGCCTACCACGGCCCCGGCAAGTTCGACCCGGCCGTGGGCCTGGTGCCTCCGGCCAAGCCCGCCAAGCAGAGCTTCACCCAGGTGTTCGGCCAGTGGCTGTGCGACATGGCCGCGCACGACGCGCGCCTGGTGGGCATCACGCCGGCCATGCGCGAGGGTTCGGGCCTGGTGGAGTTTCACAAGCGCTTTCCCGAGCGCTACTACGACGTCGGCATCGCCGAGCAGCACGCCGTCACCTTTGCCGCCGGCCTGGCCTGCGAGGGGCTCAAGCCCGTGGTGGCCATCTACTCCACCTTTTTGCAGCGCGGCTACGACCAGCTCATCCACGACGTGGCGATCCAGAACCTGCCGGTCGTCTTCGCGCTCGACCGCGCCGGCCTGGTTGGCGCCGACGGCGCCACGCACGCGGGCAACTACGACATCGCCTTTCTGCGCTGCATTCCCAACGTCAGCGTGGCCTGCCCGGCCGACGAGCGCGAATGCCGCCAGCTGCTGAGCACCGCCTTCGAGCAGGACCACCCGGTCGCCGTGCGCTACCCGCGCGGCGCCGGCGTGGGGGTGGCGCCCCTGGCCGACTTGAGCAGCCTGCCCTTGGGCAAGGGCGAGCTGCGCCGCGCCGGGCAGCGCGTCGCCATCCTGGCCTTCGGCACCCTGCTGTATCCGGCCCTGGAAGCGGCCGAGCGGCTGAACGCCACCGTCGTCAACATGCGTTGGGCCAAGCCGCTCGACCTTGAACTGCTGCGGCAGGCGGCCGCCGGCCACGAGGCCCTGGTGACGGTGGAAGACGGTGCCATCATGGGCGGCGCCGGCAGCGCCGTGGCCGAGGCGCTGGCCGCCGCCGGCGTGGTCAAGCCGCTGCTGCAGCTGGGCCTGCCCGACCGCTTCATCGAGCACGGCGACCCGGCGCGCCTGCTGGCGCTGGAGGGGCTGGACGCCACCGGCATCGAGAATGCCATCCGCCGCCGCTTCGGCGCGCTGGTGGGCGCCGCGGGCGAGTTGCGCGCGGTGGCCGGGCAGAACTGA
- a CDS encoding polyprenyl synthetase family protein: protein MPDMAVLDFSAWAQARRQRVEAALADWVPPDAPAGLGAAMRYAVLGGGKRLRALLVLAASEAVHGNPDAALRAACAVELIHAYSLVHDDLPCMDDDVLRRGKPTVHVKFGEAQALLAGDALQALAFECLLPEGPAVPAAMQASLARLLARASGAQGMAGGQAIDLASVGKPLTESELRHMHQLKTGALLQASVAMGAACAPQALGGRAQAALGDYGAALGLAFQVVDDILDVTADSAALGKTAGKDAQADKPTYVSLLGLAPARALAERLRAQAHDALGACGLPDVAALRALADQVVQRTH, encoded by the coding sequence ATGCCTGACATGGCGGTGCTGGATTTTTCAGCCTGGGCGCAGGCCCGGCGGCAACGCGTCGAGGCCGCGCTGGCCGACTGGGTGCCGCCCGACGCGCCGGCCGGCCTGGGCGCGGCCATGCGCTACGCCGTGCTGGGTGGTGGCAAGCGCCTGCGCGCGCTGCTGGTGCTGGCCGCCAGCGAGGCGGTGCATGGCAACCCGGACGCGGCCCTGCGCGCCGCCTGCGCGGTGGAGCTGATCCACGCCTATTCGCTGGTGCACGACGACCTGCCCTGCATGGACGACGACGTGCTGCGCCGGGGCAAGCCCACGGTGCACGTCAAGTTCGGCGAAGCCCAGGCGCTGCTGGCCGGCGACGCGCTGCAGGCGCTGGCCTTCGAATGCCTGCTGCCCGAGGGGCCGGCCGTGCCGGCCGCCATGCAGGCCAGCCTGGCGCGCCTGCTGGCGCGGGCCTCGGGCGCGCAGGGCATGGCCGGCGGGCAGGCGATCGACCTGGCCAGCGTCGGCAAGCCGTTGACCGAATCCGAGCTGCGCCACATGCACCAGCTCAAGACCGGCGCGCTGCTGCAGGCCAGCGTGGCCATGGGCGCCGCCTGCGCGCCGCAAGCCCTGGGCGGCCGTGCCCAGGCCGCGCTGGGCGACTATGGCGCGGCGCTGGGCCTGGCGTTCCAGGTGGTCGACGACATCCTGGACGTGACCGCCGATTCCGCCGCCCTGGGCAAGACCGCCGGCAAGGACGCCCAGGCCGACAAACCCACCTACGTATCCCTGCTGGGCCTGGCGCCGGCGCGGGCGCTGGCCGAGCGCCTGCGCGCGCAGGCCCACGACGCGCTCGGCGCCTGTGGCCTGCCCGACGTCGCCGCCCTGCGCGCGCTGGCCGACCAGGTGGTGCAACGCACGCATTGA
- the xseB gene encoding exodeoxyribonuclease VII small subunit, producing the protein MTKKPPPISAAPASYGDAVQQLEQLLAQLESGQLPLEDLLGQYQRGAELLRYCRERLQALEEQVKVLDEQGAVHGLDA; encoded by the coding sequence ATGACCAAGAAACCCCCACCGATTTCCGCCGCCCCCGCCAGCTACGGCGACGCCGTGCAGCAGCTCGAGCAGCTGCTGGCGCAACTGGAATCCGGCCAGCTGCCGCTGGAGGACCTGCTGGGCCAGTACCAGCGCGGCGCCGAGCTGCTGCGCTACTGCCGCGAGCGCCTGCAGGCGCTGGAGGAGCAGGTCAAGGTGCTGGACGAGCAGGGCGCCGTGCATGGGCTCGATGCCTGA
- the rpoH gene encoding RNA polymerase sigma factor RpoH, with product MTSLDKSAPATAVALANPWAMVPPLGNLDAYITAVNRLPLLTPEEEQRYARQLREDGNLEAAGRLVLSHLRLVVSVSRQYLGYGLPHGDLIQEGNVGLMKAVKRFDPDQGVRLVSYALHWIKAEIHEYILKNWRLVKVATTKAQRKLFFNLRSMKQGFKTEDAADEITHRDALTAAQVDVVARELNVKPNEVREMETRLSGGDVLLDPTPADGDGEHAFGPIAYLSDDRHEPTAMLESAERDRLATDGIASALKGLDERSRRIVTERWLNVNDDGSGGMTLHELAAEYGVSAERIRQIEVAAMKKMKTALAEYA from the coding sequence ATGACCTCACTGGACAAGAGCGCACCGGCAACCGCCGTCGCCCTGGCGAATCCGTGGGCGATGGTGCCCCCGCTGGGCAATCTGGACGCCTACATCACCGCCGTCAACCGCCTGCCGCTGCTCACCCCCGAGGAGGAGCAGCGCTACGCGCGCCAGCTGCGCGAGGACGGCAACCTGGAGGCCGCCGGCCGGCTGGTGCTGTCGCACCTGCGGCTGGTGGTGTCGGTGTCGCGCCAGTACCTGGGCTACGGCCTGCCGCACGGCGACCTGATCCAGGAGGGCAACGTGGGCCTGATGAAGGCCGTCAAGCGCTTCGACCCCGACCAGGGCGTGCGCCTGGTCAGCTACGCGCTGCACTGGATCAAGGCCGAGATCCACGAATACATCCTGAAGAACTGGCGCCTGGTCAAGGTGGCCACCACCAAGGCGCAGCGCAAGCTGTTCTTCAACCTGCGCTCGATGAAGCAGGGCTTCAAGACCGAGGACGCGGCCGACGAGATCACCCACCGCGACGCGCTGACCGCGGCGCAGGTGGACGTGGTGGCGCGCGAGCTGAACGTCAAACCCAATGAGGTGCGCGAGATGGAAACGCGCCTGTCCGGCGGCGACGTGCTGCTGGACCCGACGCCGGCCGACGGCGACGGCGAACACGCCTTCGGCCCGATCGCCTACCTGTCCGACGACCGGCACGAGCCCACCGCCATGCTCGAATCGGCCGAGCGCGACCGCCTGGCCACCGACGGCATCGCCAGCGCGCTCAAGGGCCTGGACGAGCGCAGCCGCCGCATCGTCACCGAGCGCTGGCTGAACGTCAACGACGACGGCTCGGGCGGCATGACGCTGCACGAGCTGGCGGCCGAGTACGGCGTCAGCGCCGAGCGCATCCGCCAGATCGAGGTGGCGGCCATGAAGAAGATGAAGACCGCGCTGGCCGAGTACGCCTGA